In Terriglobus aquaticus, the genomic window CGCAGCAGAACGTGGACGCGATCGCGCTCAGCTTTGTCCGTACCGCAGAGGACATTCGGTACGCCCGCCGCCGCATGCAGGAGCTGAACTGCAACGCCTGGATCGTCGCAAAGCTGGAAAAGCCTCAGGCCATCGAAAACCTGGAAGAGATCCTGGAAGAGACCGACGGTCTGATGGTCGCGCGTGGCGACCTGGGCGTGGAGGTGCCGCCGGAGAAGGTGCCGGCCATCCAGAAACACATCATTCGTCGCGCGGCGGCCTACCGCAAGCCCGTGATCACGGCAACCCAGATGCTGGAGTCGATGATCGAGAACCCGCGGCCCACGCGCGCCGAAGCCAGCGACGTGGCCAACGCCATCTATGACGGCACAGACGCGGTCATGCTCTCCGCAGAGTCTGCGGCCGGCCGCTACCCGCGCGAGGCGGTCGCCATGATGAGCAAGATCATCATCGAGACGGAAACGCAGATGTCCGTCGACCACGAGTGGAGCCCGCTCGGCGTTCACCCGGCCCGCGTCGGCAAGCTCAGCATCTCGGAGACCATCTGCGAGTGTATGGCCCATTCGGCTGACGACCTGGAACTGGCGGCGATTGCCATCTTCACAGAGAGCGGATCGACCGCACGCCTCCTCAGCAAGTACCGCCCGAACGCGCGCATCTTCGCTCTGTCCCCCGTGCCAGAAGTCATCGGAAAGGCCATGCTGCTGTGGGGCGTGCACCCCATCCTCTGTCAGCGCTTCGATCAGACCGACAAGCTGGTGGAGATGGCGGAAGACATCCTGGAGAATGCCGGGCACGTGCACAAGGGCCAAATCCTCGGCATCGTCGGCGGAACCACCACCCGCAGCGGCGCGACGAACTTCATGCGGCTGCACAAGGTGGGCGACATCGCCCGCGGCGAATAGCGACCGCAAAGAGTTTTCGCGCGTTCGGCAGGGCTGACTCCACGGGTGCCTAACGCATCCATGCATGGGAAGGAGTTCGCCCATGGCCGACATCGCGGAAGATCAGAAGCTGGAAGAGATCGCCACCTCTCAGGACAGCGTGTACGACGCCATCCTCTCCGGGACTGTCGAATCGATGCAGGACCTGGTCGAGCGCGTAGCGGACACCGGAGCTTCGAGCCTGGACCGCGAAGTGGAGTTTGCCGGGCAGACGTGGACCGTGACGGTGAAGCTGAAGTCCTAAGTGCTGAGTGCTGCGCCCGGCTGCCGTGCAGCGCAGCTTGCGTACGGCGCCTACGTCGACAGCGTGTTGTGCGGGTACTCCACCGCAAACCTGCGGGCGAGGGCGGGCACGCCAAACAGAATCCCGCAGACGGCGAGCGTTGAGAGAACGTCGTTCCGGTAGAACGGCAGACCTGCAACATAGCAAGCCGTCAGACCCGCAATACTCCGTGCGTACATGGTGCCGGTCGCCCAGACCATGCCATTGCTCAGCAGAAAGAAGCCGGTCGAGGAGAACAGCGCAGCCATGACCACGCGCAAGAAACTGCTGCGCCGGTACAGCCATGCCGAGGCCGCCAGGCACAGCAGGCCGTACCACAGCCACGTAACTACATAGCCGGAAACGTGGAACGGAAAGCCGTAGACCCGTGTGGTCAGCACCCAGTCGCTGACTGCAATACCAAGGACGGCGAGACCAACTTGCCACCGGTGAGGCCGGTCCCACCGCGACCCGGCAAAGAGCAGGCCACCACCCAGTGCGGTCACGCCCCATGCAGCAGTGTGCAAGGCATGCGGCAGAAAGCGGCTGAGGATCGCGAGGATCAAAACGATGATTGCAGCCATGAAAGTATTGTTCCATAGCGCGCAAGTCTCGGCCGCGCTGAAATGCAGGCTCTTTCGTGAAAGTACGTCGACGGATCCCTGCGCGTTCTCTTCATAGAGGCATACCCTGCACCGGAGCGGCGCGGCCTGCTACGGATTCTGCTCGCTGCTGCCCAGGTACATGCGCTCCACCTCTCGCTGATCGTTGACCCATGCCTCGCCGGAGAGCGCCCTGCTGGCCTGCCCGTGCAGGTTCCAGATGTCGTACCCGAAGCGCAGGTCCTGGAACAGAACGTCGTGGAACGCCCGTTCCTGCGGCTGCAGGTCCATCTCCGGGTGGTTCTCGCCCACGGTCCCCATGTCCGTGGTCACGGGGAACCTGGACCAGTCCAGGTACGCCCGACCCAGCAGGCTATGCTTGGCGGCCAGCGTGCTCAGCGTGGTGGCCGGCTTGGGCGTCGGCTGCTGATCCATCTCCATCACCAGGTTGCGCGTGTCCACCGCGCCCGTCTGGAAGTTGTTGGGAGTCTCCACCACCATGTGCCAGCGATACCCATTCACCGGGTACGGGTTTGCGGAAACGCGCAGAACGCGTCCGCCGGCGTACTCCTGCTGCTCCGCAATGTGAATCGCCGTATCGTGCTGCTGCCATCGCCAGCCCCATAGCGCGACCATCACAACTAGGGCGATTGCGGCGATCCACTGGCCGCTGTAGCGCGTGCGGCGGATCCCGATCTCCGCATCCGTAACGCTGAAGATGAACGGCAACAAGAGCGCGCCGCCCAGCACCAGCAGCAGCACAGGTTCCACGATGAAGACCAGCTCGCCGGCGTACCAGCGGGGGTTCCACGGAGCAAACGGCCGCACGCCGTAGTTGTTGGTCCAGTCCAGCAGGATGTGCGACAGCTGCGCGAGCAGCGCCATGCAGCCCAGCAGCACCGGGCGAAACGGTGGTGGGTCGTCGTGCGATCGCCTTCGCTTCCACCTGCGCCGGGCGAAGCGCCAACCATACATCAGCGCCACAACAAACGCGGCCTGCAAGGGCAGCGACCAGAATGCGTGCGTCCAGCCGCGGTGGTGCTGAAAGTAGGTGACCGGACCGCCAAGGCGGTAAACGTAATCGGCGTCGGGCAGTTCGGCTGCGATCACACACGCCAGCGTGGCAAACCGGGCGCGCCTGGGAAAGCCGAGCGCGCGCGAAAGGCAGGCCCCGGTCAGCATGTGGGTTACGGGTTCCAC contains:
- the pyk gene encoding pyruvate kinase; protein product: MKDVGMGESTVSSAEVKRALESVLAASTVSGPSETPWYVGAPRRSAKIVATLGPASSSEDVFRQLIRAGLDVARLNFSHGSHEQKAELIQMVRAVSQSEGKPICLLADLQGPKIRTGKLVDHKPVMLEAGRTLVITPQPMEGTAEKVSTTFTTLAENLEPGARILLSDGLIELRVMEVQGNGDVVTMVINGGMLGENKGINLPGIPVKVPALTEKDEEDLAFIAQQNVDAIALSFVRTAEDIRYARRRMQELNCNAWIVAKLEKPQAIENLEEILEETDGLMVARGDLGVEVPPEKVPAIQKHIIRRAAAYRKPVITATQMLESMIENPRPTRAEASDVANAIYDGTDAVMLSAESAAGRYPREAVAMMSKIIIETETQMSVDHEWSPLGVHPARVGKLSISETICECMAHSADDLELAAIAIFTESGSTARLLSKYRPNARIFALSPVPEVIGKAMLLWGVHPILCQRFDQTDKLVEMAEDILENAGHVHKGQILGIVGGTTTRSGATNFMRLHKVGDIARGE
- a CDS encoding DUF6580 family putative transport protein is translated as MAAIIVLILAILSRFLPHALHTAAWGVTALGGGLLFAGSRWDRPHRWQVGLAVLGIAVSDWVLTTRVYGFPFHVSGYVVTWLWYGLLCLAASAWLYRRSSFLRVVMAALFSSTGFFLLSNGMVWATGTMYARSIAGLTACYVAGLPFYRNDVLSTLAVCGILFGVPALARRFAVEYPHNTLST
- a CDS encoding metal-dependent hydrolase; amino-acid sequence: MRRREYADMAAAAIDRLALYASRVEPVTHMLTGACLSRALGFPRRARFATLACVIAAELPDADYVYRLGGPVTYFQHHRGWTHAFWSLPLQAAFVVALMYGWRFARRRWKRRRSHDDPPPFRPVLLGCMALLAQLSHILLDWTNNYGVRPFAPWNPRWYAGELVFIVEPVLLLVLGGALLLPFIFSVTDAEIGIRRTRYSGQWIAAIALVVMVALWGWRWQQHDTAIHIAEQQEYAGGRVLRVSANPYPVNGYRWHMVVETPNNFQTGAVDTRNLVMEMDQQPTPKPATTLSTLAAKHSLLGRAYLDWSRFPVTTDMGTVGENHPEMDLQPQERAFHDVLFQDLRFGYDIWNLHGQASRALSGEAWVNDQREVERMYLGSSEQNP